AAAATAAAGCTAGACTATAACTAAAACCAAAAACCAAAATCAAAATCAGATTAAACTAGAACTAAATTAGGAGGCAAAACTGAAACCAAAATTGGTTTGAACCAAAATTGTTATCAAAATTAGTGGGAACCAAGTTGAACCGAGACCAATGGAAACCCTCTATTTGCTTGAAATTTGCTCAAATGATGTCCTCTAACTTGTCATTTGAAATTCATAAATATATGAGTCTCATTCTTTTATAAAcaagaagaaattaaaattttgcatTTAAGAGAGCATTATTTTTAGTTCTTTCGATGTGTGctataattttcttaattttcaaTAAGTTCAAGCTACATTTGTTAAtatgtaataaaatatttattgaaattcaatggaatatatatatttaaaaaaaaaggaatataTCTTGGTATCATATTTTTCATTAACCATATATAGATGTCGATGAAGGCAAATATTGTGTTAcgcaaatttcattttctttattaTGTTGATAAATTTAAAGTCTCGAATTTAAAATTGTCTTTTTCTTTTTAAAGAGTATAATAACAtcacttttttaattttattggtTGATGCTTATATGTTGAACTTAGGCTCCGTTTGTTAGAAGTAAAATGTTTTTCtggaaaatattttctttattttctaatgTTTAGgggcatttaagaaatttgattAAAGGAAAATAAGTTGTTGGTCAAAGGAAAATAACCTCAAAATAAGGGAAAATGACTTCCCATTTTTAAAATCAGAAGCCATTTTCCTAACCTCTCTTTTCCAACTTTCACAATACTTGGCTTGGTAGATTTTGTGAATAATGACATAAAATACTAGGTATATGTCAAAAAATAGAAAATatctttataaaaaatattttttatgaaaaatatttttcatagaaaatattttcatatataaattattttttacaaaacAAACGGAGTCTTCGTTATCAATCAATATGGAAATTTGACAAGAAATTAATTTCTTGAAACTTTACATTGGGCATTGACAATTCAAAGtagttaaattatattaaattttgtggttgttgtagacaccatattttggccgacctccgaAAGTCGAGAAATTATTAGGCCTTTTCACTTTGCTATTCGCTCCCAACCGATGTCGTTCGGTCACAAATGACATTTTCCAAACTCACCAATTGTTCGACCGTGGAATAAATCGATCCCACGCTTAGTTAATTGTTGtccgatctcttatcagatgggTTCGAATCAATGTTGGGTCTCCGAACCATTCAGTCAtgcttccgatctctttttacaaatattgtggaactTCATTTGGCTAATGATATGATCGGGCTTCTTACTTGAATGCCCTAGATATTCCTTAAAGTTCTATCCGATCTAATAATAGTTATGATCTCAAAAGTTCAAATCAATGTCAAGTTTTTCGATTCTAATGTTCTAAATTTTTACCCTGTGTTTAGTCCAATCTCAAGCTTACATTTAGTCTGATTTTAAGCTTAAatgtaatgtttttccgatctcatATACTCTAATTAATGGTTTTCAATAACATTCAAACAATTAAGgactcatacaatttggatgctttccgatctcatcaataaATTGAACAAAAGGACTTCTATTCATTTCAAACAAAAAATATATACAAATCATTCAGCAggtggatcacccccagcctgctcCCCAGGTATATCATCCACTCTCTGATTCTCTCCCCCTCTCTCCCTCTTTGGCTCCTCGTCACTCTCCTCTTCAGCCTCTGGAGCGAGCtggtccatccaggagaagtcttcttcaGGATACTGCTTCTTTAGCTCGGCCAGAAGGTaattatgggcgttcacatatgccCCAACCTCTTTTGTCATGCTTTCCTCTTCCTTAGCTAGGATTTCCTCATCCTTGGCATCGAGCTCCTCATCCTTTGCTCGGAGTTCCTCCTCCTTCGCTCGGAGTTCCTCCTCCTTCGACTAAAGTACCTCTGTAAAATGAGCGAGATCGGTAGATCGACCAGCTCAGGAGTCTTCAAGTTCCCGCTCCacttctgctattttcttttcataatattTCATCTGATCTTCCAACTTAGTGATATAGTCATTGGCAGAGAAGAGCTGAGTCTTCGCAGCTGACGCGTCTTGGACCGCCTTAAGGATCTCCCTCCTTAAGGCATGGGCTTTCTCTCTGAGCACATGCTAATTTGCAATAGTCTCCAAGcccaagctcattgtctgagctagGATGTCATCTATGCTTTCCTCTGCCAATCGGCTCCGATCATCTTAGAAGCAAATCGAAGCACCCATGACTTTGGCAAGTCTAAGGTTCCCTCAGGTAGATCGATTTTTCTCTAGCGACTGAACGAGGAGTTGGGCTTCTCGGGAGAGCGATCTGACAGAGGGACTAGGGGACTCCCCTTCCACGTTGGAAGAGATCAGAGGAGGAGGGGGAGGCGAAAGCTCGACCTGCTGTGGAGCAGGAGCAACGACCTCTACTTTTGGGATCGGTTGCTCTTGAGGTTAGGGAGGTGAGCTTGGTACTTCTACCAATTCCCGCTGGGGGGTCTGAACTTCAGTAATAATGGTCCCCTTCATCGCCCGCACCTTTTGGGAGACCTCCCTTTTTTGCTTACGGCTGTCCTTGGAAGTGTCACcacctgccatacctgcacagagaagaagtcagtgagttcgctaagattcaaaggccagagatcgggaatgtaccgGGACTGAGGTCAAAGAGCTGAAGTTCGTAGTCTTCATCGGTGACTAGCCACATCATCCactacttcagttcggccataactgtGTCTAAACACAAAAATTTGTGGGTGGATGCTTGagtctttaactctttcaccatggcgtcTTCGTCCGTATTCAAGGTGATCTTCTTTGGAATCGAAGCGACCAAGTATTGCCAACTCCGAGGGAGACCTTCAAAatcgttcggaatcttgctcttATTCTTAACCTTCAAAACCGgtccttccaattcttcaatgaagaagggcgATCAGTAAAGAGTGAGCAGTTCGGTTTACCTTGAAAGAACTAGAACTCGTCATCCTTCCTTTGGGaaagcctatgcagctcggcaaagactttagCTGTGGGTTCTAATCCCTTTGTAACAccgataatttttaaatttatgattttgtgggtaaatattaatatttta
The sequence above is a segment of the Hevea brasiliensis isolate MT/VB/25A 57/8 chromosome 11, ASM3005281v1, whole genome shotgun sequence genome. Coding sequences within it:
- the LOC131170329 gene encoding stress response protein NST1-like, with the translated sequence MALRGVEGGERKQEREEEGSWKLTEEEEKELISMAGGDTSKDSRKQKREVSQKVRAMKGTIITEVQTPQRELSKEEELRAKEEELRAKDEELDAKDEEILAKEEESMTKEVGAYVNAHNYLLAELKKQYPEEDFSWMDQLAPEAEEESDEEPKRERGGENQRVDDIPGEQAGGDPPAE